One window from the genome of Rhodopirellula halodulae encodes:
- a CDS encoding trypsin-like peptidase domain-containing protein has protein sequence MHTTHHSAGVLDRSRQLRWFGQHLIIQCLAVCFAIQSFASTAVGSDAILLEFSSAQCGPCQAMKPVVSELIARGVPVRQVDVQSEPHLTRRFGIRSTPTYIVLREGKEVTRLLGVQTISELTDALSQSAAGPLIPTRSTTNQPSLNEPQTRLAPLTSGQNAVDRSPRRAIRKERASEPWDSDWQSLNQGPAESATQLTHTQDASMEPMPSMSLADAIEKAKSATVRLRVFDGRGYGAGTGTIVDTNGDEALILTCGHLFRDGEGKDKIEVDLFVAGEVRTVMGQVVDYDAGDRDIGLVAIRPGFPVTPVKVLPAGEVVKVGQTAFSFGCDRGDPPSRRDTRITGVDKYNQNIGASNLEIDGAPIDGRSGGGLFDDRGVLIGVCNAADYKSDLGIYTGPRSVYWQLDRINLTNLYQGGAADMPREQIASNNQQPTREQSLNAPAQTPRNEFTMAAAGSSPSPIAQVSATKEPRTSATEMIVILRDPNGQQREQVMTLNQPDPDLVQRIRQAAMGR, from the coding sequence GTGCACACGACTCATCATTCGGCTGGTGTTCTCGACCGATCGCGGCAACTTCGTTGGTTTGGTCAGCATCTGATCATTCAGTGCTTGGCGGTGTGTTTCGCGATTCAATCGTTCGCTTCCACGGCGGTCGGCAGCGACGCGATCTTGCTCGAGTTTTCATCCGCACAGTGCGGCCCATGCCAAGCGATGAAGCCCGTTGTTTCGGAATTGATCGCTCGCGGAGTCCCGGTTCGCCAAGTCGATGTGCAGAGCGAGCCGCATTTGACTCGCCGCTTTGGTATCCGCAGCACGCCGACGTACATCGTCCTGCGAGAGGGCAAAGAGGTCACGCGACTGTTGGGCGTTCAAACGATCAGTGAGCTCACTGATGCACTCAGCCAATCCGCCGCTGGGCCTTTGATCCCGACTCGTAGCACCACCAATCAACCCAGCCTCAACGAACCGCAAACTCGACTGGCACCTCTGACCTCGGGTCAGAACGCGGTGGATCGAAGTCCCCGTCGAGCCATTCGTAAAGAACGTGCGAGTGAACCGTGGGATTCGGATTGGCAATCGCTCAACCAAGGTCCCGCGGAATCGGCCACCCAGTTGACCCACACGCAAGACGCATCGATGGAACCCATGCCGAGCATGTCCTTGGCCGATGCGATCGAGAAAGCAAAATCTGCCACCGTTCGACTGCGAGTCTTCGATGGTCGTGGTTACGGTGCTGGAACCGGAACGATTGTCGACACCAATGGCGATGAAGCTTTGATTCTGACCTGCGGCCACCTTTTCCGCGACGGCGAAGGCAAAGACAAAATCGAAGTGGATTTGTTTGTTGCGGGCGAAGTACGAACCGTCATGGGACAAGTCGTCGATTATGACGCGGGTGATCGTGACATTGGTTTGGTGGCAATTCGTCCCGGGTTCCCCGTCACACCAGTCAAAGTATTGCCGGCTGGCGAAGTCGTCAAAGTGGGCCAGACGGCGTTCAGCTTTGGTTGTGATCGCGGTGATCCGCCGAGTCGTCGCGACACGCGAATCACTGGCGTCGACAAGTACAACCAAAACATCGGTGCGTCGAACTTGGAGATCGATGGTGCCCCGATCGATGGTCGCAGCGGTGGAGGTTTGTTCGACGATCGGGGTGTACTGATTGGAGTGTGCAACGCGGCTGACTACAAATCGGATCTTGGAATTTACACCGGTCCGCGGTCCGTCTATTGGCAACTGGATCGAATCAATCTGACCAACCTCTACCAAGGTGGTGCTGCTGATATGCCTCGCGAGCAAATCGCCTCGAACAATCAGCAACCAACCCGCGAGCAGTCTTTGAATGCTCCTGCTCAGACGCCTCGCAACGAATTCACCATGGCAGCGGCAGGAAGCAGCCCATCGCCAATCGCCCAAGTTTCTGCAACGAAAGAGCCTCGGACTTCGGCAACGGAAATGATCGTGATCTTACGAGATCCCAACGGTCAGCAACGCGAGCAAGTCATGACGCTAAACCAGCCCGATCCGGATTTGGTTCAGCGAATCCGTCAGGCGGCGATGGGGCGATAA